A single window of Microbispora hainanensis DNA harbors:
- a CDS encoding MarR family winged helix-turn-helix transcriptional regulator: protein MTTDDTARLAENLSRELRHIVMLLRRTTAGQPVTAQQYSVLGSLEEGARRMTELAEEHGVQLPTMSVQVSRLEEAGLVARGTDASDARVRTVELTGEGRDRLRAVRRARIAYLSDRLDALTVEERTAIAHALPALAKLGRA from the coding sequence ATGACGACCGACGACACGGCACGGCTCGCCGAGAACCTGTCGCGTGAGCTGCGCCACATCGTGATGCTGCTGCGCCGTACGACGGCGGGGCAGCCGGTCACCGCCCAGCAATACTCCGTGCTCGGCTCCCTGGAGGAGGGCGCGCGCCGGATGACCGAGCTGGCCGAGGAGCACGGCGTGCAGCTCCCGACGATGAGCGTGCAGGTCAGCCGCCTGGAGGAGGCCGGTCTCGTCGCGCGGGGCACCGACGCCTCCGACGCGCGGGTGCGCACCGTCGAGCTGACCGGCGAGGGACGCGACCGCCTCCGGGCCGTACGGCGGGCCAGGATCGCCTACCTGTCCGACCGGCTGGACGCGCTGACCGTCGAGGAGCGCACGGCCATAGCCCACGCCCTGCCCGCCCTCGCGAAGCTGGGCCGTGCCTGA
- the pdxS gene encoding pyridoxal 5'-phosphate synthase lyase subunit PdxS: MSSSTPEVNETTAVGTARVKRGMAEMLKGGVIMDVVTPEQAKIAEDAGAVAVMALERVPADIRAQGGVSRMSDPDMIEGIINAVSIPVMAKARIGHFVEAQVLQALGVDYIDESEVLTPADYANHIDKWQFTVPFVCGATNLGEALRRITEGAAMIRSKGEAGTGDVSNATTHMRKIRGEIKRLTSLPEDELYVAAKELQAPYELVAEIAKTGKLPVVLFTAGGIATPADAAMMMQLGAEGVFVGSGIFKSGDPARRAAAIVKATTFYDDPDVIAKVSRGLGEAMVGINVDDIPVPHRLAERGW, translated from the coding sequence GTGTCCAGCAGCACCCCCGAAGTCAACGAGACCACCGCCGTCGGCACCGCCCGCGTGAAGCGCGGCATGGCCGAGATGCTCAAGGGCGGTGTCATCATGGACGTCGTCACCCCGGAGCAGGCCAAGATCGCAGAGGACGCGGGAGCCGTCGCCGTCATGGCGCTGGAGCGTGTCCCGGCCGACATCCGCGCCCAGGGCGGCGTGTCCCGGATGAGCGACCCCGACATGATCGAGGGCATCATCAACGCCGTCTCCATCCCGGTGATGGCCAAGGCCAGGATCGGCCACTTCGTCGAGGCCCAGGTGCTCCAGGCGCTCGGGGTCGACTACATCGACGAGTCCGAGGTCCTCACCCCGGCCGACTACGCCAACCACATCGACAAGTGGCAGTTCACCGTGCCCTTCGTGTGCGGGGCCACCAACCTCGGCGAGGCGCTGCGCCGCATCACCGAGGGCGCCGCGATGATCCGCTCCAAGGGCGAGGCCGGCACCGGCGACGTCTCCAACGCCACCACCCACATGCGCAAGATCCGCGGCGAGATCAAGCGCCTCACCTCGCTGCCCGAGGACGAGCTGTACGTCGCGGCCAAGGAACTGCAGGCGCCGTACGAGCTGGTGGCCGAGATCGCCAAGACCGGCAAGCTGCCGGTGGTGCTGTTCACCGCGGGCGGCATCGCCACCCCGGCCGACGCCGCGATGATGATGCAGCTCGGCGCCGAGGGCGTGTTCGTCGGCTCGGGCATCTTCAAGTCCGGCGACCCCGCCAGGCGCGCCGCCGCCATCGTCAAGGCCACCACGTTCTACGACGACCCCGACGTGATCGCCAAGGTCTCGCGCGGCCTGGGCGAGGCGATGGTCGGCATCAACGTCGACGACATCCCCGTGCCGCACCGCCTCGCCGAGCGCGGCTGGTAG
- a CDS encoding DUF3048 domain-containing protein, which yields MRAGIGFTLAMAVVLTGAACSGGDKPVAQSQGASVVESPTPPPPPPEHPFTGRPIAARKPVLAVKIENTHAGKPQMGLRSADIVFVEQVEGGLTRLMAIFSSKLPAQVGPVRSARISDLHILPMFGKPALAYSGVQTKMIPYVQKASLFDVSDSRVPAAYTRAAGRVAPYNLVGSPRKLLAKAPQATRAHDIGFVFSDEPPAGGTPQKSVTVRYPAARFTFTWSASQKRWLVTQDGEKDMAAEGGQQGAPTIVIQWVKTDRSEFHDFTGSYTPLVHTVGKGTGVVLRDGQAFRIKWSRSSEKKGTTYTMADGTPMPFARGQVWVVLASRKPVAP from the coding sequence GTGCGGGCAGGGATCGGCTTCACGCTGGCCATGGCGGTCGTCCTGACCGGAGCCGCGTGCTCGGGGGGCGACAAGCCCGTCGCCCAGTCCCAGGGGGCCAGTGTCGTGGAGTCGCCGACTCCGCCTCCGCCGCCTCCCGAGCATCCGTTCACCGGCCGCCCCATCGCCGCGCGCAAGCCGGTGCTCGCCGTGAAGATCGAGAACACCCACGCGGGCAAGCCGCAGATGGGCCTGCGCAGCGCCGACATCGTCTTCGTCGAGCAGGTCGAAGGCGGGCTCACCCGGCTCATGGCGATCTTCTCCTCGAAGCTGCCCGCCCAGGTGGGGCCGGTCCGCAGCGCCCGCATCTCCGACCTGCACATCCTCCCGATGTTCGGCAAGCCCGCCCTTGCCTACTCCGGCGTGCAGACGAAGATGATCCCCTATGTCCAGAAGGCCTCGCTGTTCGACGTGTCCGACAGCCGGGTCCCCGCGGCGTACACCCGCGCGGCCGGCCGGGTCGCGCCGTACAACCTGGTCGGCAGCCCCAGGAAGCTGCTCGCCAAGGCGCCGCAGGCGACCAGGGCGCACGACATCGGCTTCGTCTTCTCCGACGAGCCGCCGGCCGGAGGCACGCCGCAGAAGAGCGTCACCGTCCGCTATCCCGCGGCCCGCTTCACGTTCACGTGGTCGGCGTCGCAGAAGCGGTGGCTGGTGACGCAGGACGGCGAGAAGGACATGGCGGCCGAGGGCGGCCAGCAGGGCGCCCCCACGATCGTCATCCAGTGGGTGAAGACCGACCGCTCGGAGTTCCACGACTTCACCGGCAGCTACACCCCGCTCGTGCACACGGTGGGCAAGGGCACCGGCGTCGTGCTCAGGGACGGCCAGGCATTCCGGATCAAGTGGTCGCGCTCCTCGGAGAAGAAGGGCACCACCTACACCATGGCCGACGGCACGCCCATGCCGTTCGCCCGCGGCCAGGTCTGGGTCGTGCTCGCCTCGCGCAAGCCTGTCGCGCCGTGA